In one Verrucomicrobiia bacterium genomic region, the following are encoded:
- a CDS encoding MazG nucleotide pyrophosphohydrolase domain-containing protein has protein sequence MHLSELQQLGSEIDDAYIQSGKDKGYGVRTPLVYLGFLMTDLGELAEQVMAKEGYRDGEDIDKKIEHELADVLWAVLMLGKHLNVDMEKSYTEMIKVVKDRQARGTAG, from the coding sequence ATGCACCTCTCAGAACTCCAACAACTCGGAAGCGAAATAGATGACGCCTATATCCAATCCGGCAAGGATAAAGGATATGGCGTACGCACGCCCCTCGTATACCTTGGTTTTCTCATGACGGACCTCGGTGAGCTTGCGGAGCAGGTTATGGCCAAAGAGGGCTACCGTGATGGTGAAGATATCGACAAGAAAATTGAGCACGAGCTGGCAGATGTGCTGTGGGCAGTCCTCATGTTGGGCAAGCACCTTAATGTAGACATGGAAAAGTCTTACACCGAGATGATTAAAGTGGTGAAGGATCGGCAGGCACGGGGAACGGCGGGATAG